One Cellulomonas sp. WB94 genomic window, AGCAGATCCGCGCCGCGCTGCCGGAGATGCCCGCGGCACGCCGCCGCCGGCTCCAGGGCGACTGGGGCTTCGCGGACGCCGAGATGCGCGACGTCATCAACGCGTCGGCGATCGACATCATCGCGTCGACCATCGAGGCGGGCTCGAGCCCGGCCGCTGCGCGCAAGTGGTGGATGGGTGAGCTGGCCCGGACGGCCAAGCAGCTGGACGTCGAGCTGGCCGACCTGCCGATCACCCCGACCCAGGTCGGCGAGCTGCAGTCGCTCGTCGATGCCGGACGCATCAACGACAAGCTCGCTCGCCAGGTCCTCGAGGGTGTGCTCGCGGGTGAGGGCGGCCCCGAGCAGGTCCTCGTCGCGCGGGGCCTCGAGGTCGTGTCCGACGACGGTCCCCTTCTGGCCGCGATCGACGCCGCGCTGGCCGCGCAGCCCGACATCGCCGAGAAGATCCGGTCGGGCAACCTCGGACCGGTCGGCTCGATCATCGGCGCGGTCATGAAGACCACCCGCGGGCAGGCCGACGCCGGACGCGTCCGGGAGCTCGTGCTGGAGCGCGTCGCCTCGGCGTGAGCCGTCCGCGCGCGGTGCAGGGCGCTGTGCTCGATCTGTTACATGATGGTCACAGGTGCTCCCTAGGCTCGCCCTAGGGAGCAACGACCAGAAGGGCTGATCGATGGAGAAGCCGACGCTCGAGGGCGAGATGATCCGACTCCGGCCGGTGCGTGCGACGGATGCCGACGCGATGTGGGAGATGGTCCAGGACCCGCAGAGCAACCGGCTCACGGGCACGACCGCCGTCTTCACCCGACCGGAGATCGACGCCTGGTGCGCCGGTGTGTCGGCGCGCGACGGCCGCGTCGACCTCGCCGTGACCGCGAACGGCTCGGACGAGTACCTCGGGGAGATCGTGCTCAAGGAGATCGACGAGGTCGTGAGCAGCGCGAACATCCGGCTGGTCATGCGGCCCGCCTACCGCGGTCGGGGGTACGGCACGGAGGCGATCGCGCTGGTTCTCGGCCTGGCGTTCGACGGCATCGGGCTGCACCGGGTCGGTCTCGACGTGCTGAGCATCAACACCCGGGCCCGCGCGATCTACGAGAACATCGGCTTCCAGGTCGAGGGGCGGTTGCGTGATGCCGCCCGCGACGGCGAGCGGTGGTGCGACGTGATCGCGATGGGGCTGCTCGAGGACGAGTTCCGCGCGGCCCAGCTCGGCTAGGAGCGGCGGCGCCTGGCTCACCGAGCGCTGTGGCCCGACCGGACGGTCTCGGACATGGGGCCGGGGCGCCCCCCAACCGTGTCGAGCGGTCGGAGAACGCCCCGGTGGGGGTACCAGGTTGCGGATCGGCGCGACCAGGTACCTCCAGCGTTCCTTGGGCCGGTCGTCGATGTGTGGGCCGTTGGTCCCGCGGACGCGAGACGCGCGGGCGTCGGTCAGGTGAGCTGGGCAGCGGCGAACACGGCCATCGCGTCGCGCAGGTACGGAGCGAGCCCGGGCGCGAACGCGTCGTACGTCGCAGTGAAGCGCGGGTCGTCGACGTACATCTGGCCCAGGCCGGTGTACGACTCGCGGTTCGGGACCCAGAACAGCGCGACCTGCGCGTGGTGCCGGGCGACGAGCGACTGGACGCGGGGGTCGTCGACACCGAGCCCGTCGGCCAGGCACGCCGCGAGCCCCTCGCCGATCGCTGTGGCCTCGGCCTGGTGCTCGGCCTGACCGCTCTTGCCGAGCCGCTCCCACGCCGAGGCGCCTCGGTCGACCGCCTCGGTGCCCCAGCGCTCGCGCGCCTCGACCTCGTACTCGCTGTTGTCGAAGCCTGCGTACAGGTCCTTCGCTGCCATGGTTCGTCCTCCGTCCAGAGACTGCAGGGTGCTGGCGACCGTCGCTGCGAGCCGGTCGTACCGGTCGCGCTCGGCGAGCAGCCGTTCGTGGTGCTGCCGCAGCACAGCGAGCTGCGCGCGGCGGTCGTCGCCGGATCGCACGACGCGACCGATCGACGGCAGGTCGACGCCCAGCTCACGCAGGACGAGGATCTGCTGGAGCCTGACCAGCTCGTCGCGCCCGTAGAGCCGACGCCCACCGGGAGCGGTCCCGACGGGCGTCAGGAGCCCGATGCTGTCGTAGTGCCGCAGCGTGCGCGACGTGACGCCCGAGAGCCGTGCGACGTCACCGATGCTCCATGCCTCGTCGAGCACGGCACCCACCTCCACCTCCGACGGCGGGCGGTCCGCCGTCACGATCCGACGCTACAAGTTGACGCTACGTCAACTGCAACCCTGTTCCGACGGCGCCGCGCGGATGTCGGCGGCGGGTGCCACGCTGAGGGTCATGACGACCATGCTGACTTCTTCGCAAGCCACCGATCAGGTCGACGCCAGGCACTGGCGCGTCCTGCTGAACCGGCTGCACGCGTCGTTCCGCACGGGCTCGTTCGAGCGCGGGCTCGAGCTGACGACGCGGATCGGTGCTGCCGCAGAGACCGCCGGTCACCATCCGGACGTCCACCTGAGCTACCCGTCCGTCCAGGTGTCGGTGACCACCCATGACGCCGGCGGGCTCACGAGCAAGGACGTGGCCCTGGCCGCAGCCATCACGGCGATCGCGGACGAGCTCGGGATCACGTCGGACACCGGAGTCCTCGCGACCCTCGAGATCGCGATCGATGCGCTCGACATCCCGGGCGTCTACCCGTTCTGGCAGGCGGTCCTCGGGTACGCGCCCGAGGAGCTGCCGAACGCGGACGACCCGTCACCGGCACTCGTCGACCCCGCGGGCCTCGGGCCGTCCGTGTGGTTCCAGCAGATGGACGTCCCGCGCCCTCAGCGCAACCGCATCCACCTCGACCTCACGGTCCCGCACGACCTCGCCGAGCACCGTGTCGCAGCGGCGATCGCCGCAGGTGGACACCTGGTCAGCGACCGCCGAGCGCCCGCGTTCTGGGTCCTCGCGGACAGCGAGGGCAACGAGGTGTGCATCTGCACGTGGCAGGCGCGCGACTGACAGCAGCGCCGCGCCCGGCCGTCCCCGCCCGCCAGGCGCAGGGGTTGAGGGCCGACCTAGACTCGCCACCATGACCGTGACCTCCGACTCTGCCTCCGGATCCGCCGCAGCACCCGGCATCGACATCAAGCCCCGCTCGCGAACCGTCACCGACGGCATCGAGGCCACGGCGTCGCGCGGCATGCTCCGCGCCGTCGGCCTCGGCGACGACGACTTCGCGAAGCCGCAGATCGGCGTCGCGAGCTCGTGGAACGAGATCACGCCCTGCAACCTGTCGCTCCAGCGGTTGGCCCAGGCGGCCAAGGAGGGGGTCCACGCGGCGGGCGGCTACCCGCTCGAGTTCGGCACCATCTCGGTCTCCGACGGCATCTCGATGGGCCACGAGGGCATGCACTTCTCGCTCGTGAGCCGCGACATCATCGCGGACAGCGTCGAGACGGTCATGCAGGCCGAGCGCCTCGACGGGTCGGTGCTCCTCGCGGGCTGCGACAAGTCCCTGCCGGGCATGCTGATGGCGGCCGCGCGGCTCGACCTCGCGAGCGTGTTCCTGTACGCGGGCACGATCATGCCGGGCTGGGTCAAGTACGAGGACGGCACCGAGAAGGACGTCACGCTCATCGACGCGTTCGAGGCCGTCGGCGCGTGCGCCAAGGGGCTCATGAGCCGCGGCGACTTGGACCGCCTCGAGCGGGCGATCTGTCCGGGGGAGGGCGCGTGCGGCGGCATGTACACCGCCAACACGATGGCGTCGGTCGCCGAGGCCATCGGGATGTCGCTGCCCGGGTCCGCCGCGCCGCCGTCGGCCGACCGCCGCCGGGACGCGTTCGCGCATCGTTCGGGTGAGGCGGTCGTCGAGCTGTTGCGCCAGGGGATCACCGCGCGGCAGATCATGACCAAGCCGGCGTTCGAGAATGCCATCGCCGTCGTGATGGCGTTCGGCGGCTCCACCAACGCGGTGCTGCACCTGCTGGCGATCGCGCACGAGGCCGAGGTCGACCTCACGCTCGACGACTTCACCCGCGTGGCCGCCAAGGTGCCGCACCTGGGTGACCTCAAGCCGTTCGGCCGCTACGTGATGGCCGACGTCGACCGGGTCGGCGGCGTGCCGGTCGTGATGAAGGCGCTGCTCGACGCCGGACTCATCAACGGCGACTGCCTGACCGTGACGGGCAGGACGGTCGCGGAGAACCTCGCGGACATCGCGCCGCCCGACCCGGACGGCAAGATCTTGCGGGCGCTCGACAACCCGATCCACCGCACGGGCGGCATCACGATCCTGCACGGCTCGCTCGCGCCCGACGGCGCGGTCGTGAAGTCGGCGGGCTTCGACTCGGAGGTGTTCGAGGGCACGGCGCGCGTGTTCACGCGGGAGCGTGCCGCGATGGATGCGCTCGAGGACGGCACGATCGTGGCCGGTGACGTCGTCGTCATCCGCTACGAGGGACCCAAGGGCGGCCCGGGGATGCGGGAGATGCTGGCCATCACCGGGGCCATCAAGGGTGCGGGGCTCGGCAAGGACGTGCTCCTGCTGACCGACGGGCGCTTCTCCGGAGGAACGACCGGTCTGTGCGTCGGCCACATCGCCCCCGAGGCGGTCGACGCGGGTCCGATCGCCTTCATCGCCGACGGCGACCGCATCCGTCTCGACGTCGCGAACGCCCGGCTCGACCTGCTGGTCGACGACGCCGAGCTCGAGGCGCGCAAGGTCGGCTGGGAGCCGTTGCCGCCCGTCTACACCCGTGGCGTGCTCGCCAAGTACGTCAAGCTCGTGCAGTCGGCGTCCAAGGGTGCCGTGCTGATCTGAGGTGCAGGTCCGGCACGGGCGGGTCGCCGGGACCCGGCGAGGCGCATCCCAGCGAGACGGAGCGGAGCGATGAGCAAGGTTCACCCGGAGATCGGCGCTCGGCTGTCGGCATTCATCGAAGCGCAGCCGGTCTTCTTCGTCGGGACCGCCCCCCTCGCGTCGGACGGTCACGTGAATGTCTCCCCCCAGGGTGGCTCCGGCGCGACCGACGCGGAGCTCGCGGCCTACCGCGCGACGCGCAACGCCACGAGCATCGACGGGCTGCCGGCGCTCGACCAGCGGGTCGCCGCCGCTGAGGAGGCCCTGTGACGTTCACCCCCGAGAACGCGCCCTGGTGGACCCGCGCGGTCGTCTACCAGGTGTACCCGCGCTCGTTCCAGGACTCGAACGGCGACGGCATCGGGGACCTGCGCGGGATCCTCGACCGGCTCGACCACCTCGCCGAGCTGGGCGTCGACGTCCTGTGGCTCTCGCCGGTGTACCGCTCGCCGCAGGACGACAACGGCTACGACACCAGCGACTACCAGGACATCGACCCGGTGTTCGGGACGCTCGCGGACCTCGACGCCCTGGTCGCCGCCCTGCACGCGCGCGGCATGCGCCTCGTGATGGACCTCGTCGTCAACCACACGTCAGACGAGCACCCGTGGTTCGTCGAGTCGCGGTCGTCGACGGACAACCCGAAGCGCGACTGGTACTGGTGGCGGCCGCCGCGTGCCGGCATGACGGCGGGGGCCCCGGGCGCCGAGCCGACGAACTGGGCGTCGTTCTTCTCGGGCCCGGCGTGGGAGCTCGACCCGTCGAGCGGCGAGTACTACCTGCACCTGTTCAGCCGCAAGCAGCCGGACCTCAACTGGGAGAACCCCGACGTGCGCCGAGCGGTGCACGCCATGATGCGCTGGTGGCTCGACAGGGGCGTCGACGGGTTCCGCATGGACGTCATCAACCTGGTCTCCAAGGACACGTCGTTGCCCGACGGCCCCGTGACGACCGGTGCGTACGGCGACGGCAGCGCCGCGTACACGTGCGGGCCACGGATCCACGAGTTCCTCGCCGAGATGCACCGGGAGGTGTTCGCCGGCCGTCCCGACCGTCTGCTCACGGTGGGGGAGATGCCCGGCGTGACCATCGGCGACGCGCGCCTGTTCACCGACCCCGCCCGGGCGGAGGTCGACATGGTGTTCCAGTTCGAGCACGTCGGGCTCGACCACCGCCCCGGCGACAAGTTCGACGTGCGACCGCTTCGCCTGACCGATCTCAAGGCGTCGTTCGGGCGCTGGCAGGTGGGGCTCGCGGACGTCGGCTGGAACTCGCTCTACTGGGACAACCACGACCAGCCGCGGATCGTGTCGAGGTTCGGCGACGACACCGTGTACCGCCGCGAGTCGGCCACGATGCTCGCCACCGTCCTCCACCTGCACCGCGGCACGCCGTACGTCTACCAGGGCGAGGAGCTCGGGATGACGAACGCGCACTTCACGCGGCTGGACCAGTACCGGGACATCGAGTCGCTGCGGTATGTCGAGCAGTCCCGCGCGTCGGGTCACCTGACGGACGACGCGCTCCTGTCCGGGCTGGCGGCGATGAGCCGCGACAACGCGCGGACGCCGGTCCAGTGGGACGGGTCGCCGCGTGCGGGGTTCACGACGGGCACGCCGTGGCTCGCCGTGAACGTGAACCACGAGAGCATCAATGCCGAGGCCGAGTGGGCGGACCCTCGGTCCGTGCTCCACCACTACCGGCGGCTGATCGCGCTCCGGCACGACGACCCGGTCGTGGCGTTCGGCGACTTCACGATGCTGCTGCCGGACGACGAGTCGGTCTACGCGTTCACTCGTTCGCTGGACGGGGTCGAGCTCCTGGTGCTCGGCAGCTTCTGCCGCGAGGAGCGGACGGTGTCGCTCGAGGACTGGGGTGCGGACGTGCGCGGCGACCTGGTGCTCGGCAACTACGCCGAGGTGCCGGACGGCGACATCGTCCTGCGGCCGTGGGAGACGCGGGTGTACCGCCGTGTCCGAACTGCGGTCACGTGAACCACGATGTGAGACGACAGGGGTGGAAGGTGACATCGCGGTGACGGGCGGCGTAGAGTCCCTCGCGTGCAGACGATCCTCCTCGTAGTAGTTACCGGGCGCGCCGACTGAGGCATCGCGTCAGGCCTCGTCAGCGCGCTCACCCCTCGACCAGCCCGTGCCAGGGCCGAGGGGCTTTTTCATGCAGGCACCCAGCCAGGCAGGTAGCACCACCCGAGCTCCACCAGCAGCGAAGCCAGGGAGAAACATGGTCCAGGTCCCCCACCCGGCGCCCCCACGCACGCCGACCTCGGCGCAGGCGTCCCCCGCCCGACCGTCGAGGCGCGTCCCGTCGAGCCGAGCATCTCGGCCGCGCCGACGTCCGTCACGGCGATCGGGCCCGAGAGCCTCACTGGCGCGCAGTCGGTCGTCCGCTCGCTCGAGGAGGCCGGGGTCGAGGTCGTCTTCGGGATCCCCGGCGGGGCGATCCTGCCGATCTACGACCCGCTCATGGACTCCACCCGGCTGCGGCACATCCTCGTGCGGCACGAGCAGGGCGGCGGCCACGCCGCGTCCGGCTACGCGCACGCCACAGGGCGCGTCGGGGTCTGCATGGCGACGTCGGGTCCGGGCGCGACGAACCTGGTCACGCCGATCGCCGACGCCAACATGGACTCGATCCCCATGGTCGCGATCACCGGCCAGGTCGGCGCGTCGATGATCGGCACGGACGCCTTCCAGGAGGCGGACATCGTCGGCATCACCCTGCCGGTGACCAAGCACAACTTCCTCGTCACGAACGCGGACGACATCCCGCGCGTGATCGCCGAGGCGTTCCACATCGCCGCGAGCGGCCGCCCGGGACCCGTGCTCGTGGACATCGCGAAGTCCGCGATGCAGGCGGACACGACGTTCAGCTGGCCGCAGACGCTCGACCTGCCCGGCTACCACCCCGTGACCAAGCCGCACGCCAAGCAGATCCGTGAGGCAGCGCGGCTGCTTGCGACGGCACGCCGCCCGGTGCTGTACGTCGGGGGCGGCGTGATCCGGTCGGGCGCCTCGGCCGAGCTGCGCAAGCTCGTCGACGCGTCGGGCGCGGCCGTCGTCACGACGCTCATGGCCCGTGGCGCGCTGCCCGACTCGCACCCCCAGAACCTCGGGATGCCCGGGATGCACGGCACGGTCGCAGCCGTCGCGGCGCTGCAGAAGGCCGATCTCGTCGTGTCGCTCGGTGCGCGCTTCGACGACCGCGTGACGGGCAAGCTGTCGAGCTTCGCGCCGCTCGCGACGATCGTGCACGCCGACATCGACCCTGCCGAGATCGGGAAGAACCGGGCCGTCGACGTCCCGATCGTCGGTGACCTCCGCGAGGTCCTCGCGGACCTCCTGCCCGAGCTGGCGCGCGAGCACGTGCAGCACGGCAAGCCGGACCTCGGTGCCTGGTGGAAGCAGATCGACGACTGGCGCGAGACGTTCCCGCTCGGCTACGACGAGCCGGCGGACGGCCACCTCGCGCCGCAGCACGTGATCCAGCGCATCAGCGAGCTGTCCGGGCCGGAGTCGATCTTCGTCGCGGGCGTGGGGCAGCACCAGATGTGGGCCTCGCAGTTCATCCGGTTCGAGCGGCCGAACTCGTGGCTCAACTCCGGCGGGCTCGGCACGATGGGCTACGCGGTGCCTGCCGCGATGGGCGCGAAGGTCGGCCAGCCCGACCGGACCGTCTGGGCGATCGACGGCGACGGCTGCTTCCAGATGACCAACCAGGAGCTCGCGACCTGCACGATCAACGACATCCCGATCAAGGTCGCGGTCATCAACAACTCGTCGCTCGGCATGGTCCGCCAGTGGCAGACGCTCTTCTACTCCGAGCGGTACTCCAACACGGACCTCCACACCGGCCACGGCACCGTGCGGATCCCGGACTTCGTCAAGCTCGCGGACGCCTACGGCTGCGTGGGACTGCGCTGCGAGACGAAGACCGACGTGGACGCGACCATCAAGCGCGCGCTCGAGATCAACGACCAGCCCGTCGTCATCGACTTCACCGTCTCGCGCGACGCGATGGTGTGGCCGATGGTCGCCGCCGGCGTGAGCAACGACAAGATCCAGTACGCGCGGGGCATCAGCCCGGCGTGGGACCGCGAGGACTGAGAGGACCCGTCATGACCCGCCACACCCTGTCCGTCCTCGTCGAGAACAAGCCCGGCGTGCTGACGCGCGTCGCGGGGCTGTTCGCCCGGCGCGCGTTCAACATCCACTCGCTCGCGGTCGGCCCCACCGAGCACGACGACGTCTCGCGCATCACCGTCGTCGTCGACGTCGACGCGCTTCCCCTCGAGCAGGTCACGAAGCAGCTCAACAAGCTGATCAACGTCCTGAAGATCGTCGAGCTCGAGGACGCGTCTTCGGTCCAGCGCGAGCTCATGCTCGTCAAGGTCCGTGCCGACACGACGCAACGCACGCACGTCCTCGAGGTCGTGACGCTGTTCCGGGCGCATGTCGTCGACGTGGTCCCCGACGCGGTCACGGTCGAGGCCACGGGCAGCCCCGCCAAGCTCGCCGCGCTGCTCGCCGCGCTCGAGCCGTTCGGCGTCCGTGAGATCGTGCAGTCCGGCACCGTCGCGATCGGCCGTGGCGCGCGGTCGATCACCGATCGCACGCTCGAACGGGTCGCCCGCACCGCCTGAAGACCCGCCCCCGCACGTCACACCCACCACCGCTAGACCCACCACCGCTACACCTCAAGGAGATCCACCGTGGCTGAGCTGTTCTACGAGGACGACGCCGACCTGTCCATCATCGCCGGCCGCAAGGTCGCCGTCATCGGCTACGGCAGCCAGGGGCACGCGCACGCGCTCAACCTGCACGACTCCGGGGTCGACGTCCGCGTCGGCCTGCGCGAGGGGTCGCCGTCGCGCTCCAAGGCGGAGGACGCGGGCCTGCAGGTCCTGCCGGTCGTGGACGCGGTCAAGTGGGCCGACGTCGTCGTCATCCTCGCGCCGGACCAGGTCCAGCGTCACCTGTACCGCGACGAGATCGCGCCCAACCTGAACCCCGGGTCGGCGCTCGTCTTCGGCCACGGCTTCAACATCCGTTACGGCTACATCAAGCCTGAGCCGGGTCTCGACGTCGTGATGATCGCGCCCAAGGGCCCCGGCCACCTCGTGCGGCGTGAGTTCGCCGACGGACGCGGCGTGCCGGTCATCGTCGCGGTCGAGCAGGACGCTTCGGGCGGCGCGTGGGAGCTCGCGCTGTCGTACGCCAAGGCGATCGGCGGCCTGCGTGCCGCCGGGATCAAGACGTCCTTCACCGAGGAGACCGAGACCGACCTGTTCGGTGAGCAGGCCGTCCTGTGCGGCGGTGTCTCGCAGCTCATCCAGTACGGCTTCGAGACGCTGACCGAGGCCGGCTACCAGCCCGAGGTCGCGTACTTCGAGGTGCTGCACGAGCTGAAGCTCATCGTCGACCTCATCCACGAGGGCGGGATCACGAAGCAGCGCTGGAGCGTGTCCGACACGGCCGAGTACGGCGACTACGTCTCCGGGCCGCGGGTCATCACGCCCGACGTGAAGGAGAACATGAAGGCCGTCCTCGGGGACATCCAGAACGGCGCGTTCGCGAAGCGTTTCATCGACGACCAGGACGCCGGGGCCCCCGAGTTCAAGGCGCTGCGCGCGAAGGGTCAGAACCACCCGATCGAGCCGGTCGGGCGCGAGCTGCGCAAGCTGTTCGCCTGGGTCAAGCCGGCCGACACCGACTACGTCGAGGGCTCTGCCGGGCGCTGAACCCGGCTCCTCGTTCGACCTCCGCGTGGGGCGTCCCGTTCGTCGGGGCGCCCCACGCGGCGTCCCGACGGCGCACGCGGCCATCGTCGGGCAGGATGGGCGGCGGCGGTCGACGAGAGGACTCAGGGATGAGCGAGACGGTGGATGACGGCGAGCTCTCGAGGTTCTGGGCCGCAGCCCAGGGCCATGAGGGTCTGGGCAGCTTCGACGTCGTGATGGGGGAGACCCCGTCGGGCGCCGTGCCGCCGCCGGCGTGGTCGTTCGGCGACTCGCCCCAGCTGGCCGACGAGCTGCTCGCGCACGTCCTGAGCGGGGCCAAGACCGCGACGTCGACCGCGCTGTGGGAGTTCGAGGCGGGCGGCGAGGAGCTGCCGGAGGTCGGCAGCGCCGCGATCCTGCTCGACGGCGGGGGACATCCGCGGGCGTTCATCCGGACCACGTCGGTGCGGGTCGTGCCGTTCGGTGAGGTCGACGAGGAGTTCGCTGCGGCCGAGGGGGAGGGCGACGGCTCGCTCGCAGCTTGGCGGACGAGTCATGAGGAGTACTTCCGGCGGCGCGCCGCGGACGACGGCGGTCAGCCGTTCAGCGAGGACCTGCCCGTCGTGCTCGAGGAGTTCGAGCTGCGCTACCCGGATGCGTCCACCCGCTGAGATAACCGTCCCGACCCTTGGGACGAGCGGTAGCCTTTCGACATGGTCGAGAACAGCGCAGCCCGTGACATCCGCCTCGCCGTCGTGGCGGGTGACGGCATCGGCACCGAGGTCGTCGAGCAGGGTCTGCGGGTGCTCGACGCGGCGCTGGTCGGGACAGGGGTCCGGGTGCTGCCGACCGAGTTCGACCTCGGGGCGCGGCGCTGGCACGCCACGGGGGAGACCCTCACGGACACGGACCTCGACGCGATCCGCACCCACGACGCGATCCTGCTCGGCGCCATCGGCGACCCGGGCGTGCCGTCGGGCGTGCTCGAGCGCGGGCTGCTGCTGAGGCTGCGGTTCGCCCTCGACCAGTACGTGAACCTGCGCCCCAGCCGCCTGTACCCGGGCGTGACGTCCCCGCTCGCGCAGCCCGGGGAGATCGACTTCGTCGTCGTCCGCGAGGGCACCGAGGGACCGTACGTGGGCAACGGCGGCGCGATCCGCGCCGGCACCCCGCACGAGGTCGCCAACGAGGTCAGCGTCAACACGGCGTTCGGCGTCGAGCGGGTCGTGCGGGACGCGTTCGCCCGCGCGGCGGCCCGCCCCCGCAAGAAGCTCACGCTCGTGCACAAGCACAACGTGCTCGTGTACGCCGGACACCTGTGGCGGCGCACGGTCGACGCGGTGAACGCCGAGTTCACCGACGTGACCGTCGACTACCTGCACGTGGACGCAGCGACGATCTTCATGGTGACGAACCCGTCGCGCTTCGACGTGATCGTCACGGACAACCTGTTCGGCGACATCATCACCGACCTCGCCGCCGCGATCACCGGCGGCATCGGTCTCGCCGCCTCGGCCAACATCAACCCGGACCGCACCGCACCGAGCATGTTCGAGCCCGTGCACGGCTCGGCCCCGGACATCGCCGGCCAGGGCAAGGCCGACCCGACGGCCACCGTGCTCTCGGTCGCCATGCTGCTCGACCACCTGGGCCTGCCCGAGGCCGCCGCGAAGGTCGAGGCTGCGGTCGCCGCCGACCTGGTCGACCGCGGCGCCGGAGCGGGGCGAGTACGGTCGACGGCCGAGGTGGGCACCGACCTGGCGGCACGCGTCGCCGGCTGACCCCTGACTCCTCGGCCGTCCTCACCGGTAACGTCAGCATCCGCACCTGGTGAAAGGCCTCCGATCATGAGCACGACATCTACACCCGCGACGTCGACCTTCGAGATCCGTCGCAGCGACACCCCGGTCCCGGCTGCTGAGCGCGCCGAGGCCATGGCAGCACCGACGTTCGGCACGGTCTTCACCGACCACATGGCCCGCGTGTCGTGGTCCCTGGCCGACGGCTGGCACGACCGCCGCGTCGAGAAGTACGGGCCGCTGCTGCTCGACCCGGCGACCGCCGTGCTGCACTACGCGCAGGAGATCTTCGAGGGGCTCAAGGCGTATCGGCACGCCGACGGCTCCGTCTGGACGTTCCGGCCGTCGGCCAACGCCGCACGGTTCGCGCGCTCGGCGCACCGGCTCGCGCTGCCCGAGCTCACCGAGGCGGACTTCCTGGGCGCCATCACGGCGCTCGTGTCGACCGACGTGGACTGGGTCCCGTCGGGCGAGGAGACGAGCCTGTACCTTCGCCCGTTCATGTACGGGTCCGAGCGGTTCCTCGGGGTGCGGCCGTCGCTCGAGGCCGAGTTCCTCGTCATCGCCTCGCCGGTCGGCCCGTACTTCGCCCACGGCGTGCAGCCGGTGTCGATCTGGGTCGCGCAGGACTACCACCGTGTGGGCGCCGGCGGAACGGGCGCGGCCAAGTGCGGCGGCAACTACGCAGCGAGCCTGCTGCCGCAGCAGGAGGCCTACGGGCACGGCTGCGAGCAGGTGTGCTTCCTCGACGCCGCGACGAACTCGGTCCTCGAAGAGCTCGGCGGGATGAACGTGTTCCTCGTGCACGCGGACGGCAGCGTGTCGACCCCCGAGCTG contains:
- a CDS encoding ASCH domain-containing protein; protein product: MSETVDDGELSRFWAAAQGHEGLGSFDVVMGETPSGAVPPPAWSFGDSPQLADELLAHVLSGAKTATSTALWEFEAGGEELPEVGSAAILLDGGGHPRAFIRTTSVRVVPFGEVDEEFAAAEGEGDGSLAAWRTSHEEYFRRRAADDGGQPFSEDLPVVLEEFELRYPDASTR
- a CDS encoding 3-isopropylmalate dehydrogenase, encoding MVENSAARDIRLAVVAGDGIGTEVVEQGLRVLDAALVGTGVRVLPTEFDLGARRWHATGETLTDTDLDAIRTHDAILLGAIGDPGVPSGVLERGLLLRLRFALDQYVNLRPSRLYPGVTSPLAQPGEIDFVVVREGTEGPYVGNGGAIRAGTPHEVANEVSVNTAFGVERVVRDAFARAAARPRKKLTLVHKHNVLVYAGHLWRRTVDAVNAEFTDVTVDYLHVDAATIFMVTNPSRFDVIVTDNLFGDIITDLAAAITGGIGLAASANINPDRTAPSMFEPVHGSAPDIAGQGKADPTATVLSVAMLLDHLGLPEAAAKVEAAVAADLVDRGAGAGRVRSTAEVGTDLAARVAG
- a CDS encoding branched-chain amino acid aminotransferase is translated as MSTTSTPATSTFEIRRSDTPVPAAERAEAMAAPTFGTVFTDHMARVSWSLADGWHDRRVEKYGPLLLDPATAVLHYAQEIFEGLKAYRHADGSVWTFRPSANAARFARSAHRLALPELTEADFLGAITALVSTDVDWVPSGEETSLYLRPFMYGSERFLGVRPSLEAEFLVIASPVGPYFAHGVQPVSIWVAQDYHRVGAGGTGAAKCGGNYAASLLPQQEAYGHGCEQVCFLDAATNSVLEELGGMNVFLVHADGSVSTPELTGSILEGVTRSSVIRLLTDAGHEVSERRITLAELLGGLADGSVAEVFACGTAAVITPIGRLAGEGFDTTVADGAAGGVTMRVRAELTDIQYGRATDRHGWLHRLV